From the Stigmatopora argus isolate UIUO_Sarg chromosome 12, RoL_Sarg_1.0, whole genome shotgun sequence genome, the window tctctattttgaaataaatgaacgtatcagctgcattgtcttgcgttatggcgtttcgtctttgtcaccttgcatttTTGTGCaggtctaatttatgcgcatataagccatacgcttgattcagtcatcattttctgagcgacaaatacggcgtctatgcgggaaaatacggtagtcgcgctagccaaagaatgcacaatgaaagaggaaaggaaaaaaaacgaggcGATTGGCCCGATATCCGATCGCATGATCGAATCCGATCTCTGCTCCCAATGCATTGTGggacatgtttttgttttcaagagTTCCGAGGGTACGTCAACCGAATGAGGTTCGAGAGCGACAACCCCATCGCAAACTCGGCGCTGCTCCTCCCCAACACGGACGAGTCCGATGACGGCATGTACGCCTGTCACATCTCCACCTTCCCAAATGGAAACTTTGAGAGGCACATCCGTCTCACTGTGTGGGGTGAGTTttgggttttatttctttttgttgctttttgggggggttgggaTCACAATAAGGGAGTTCTCATGTTGACGGTTCAGGTAAGCTGTGATGTACAAAATTCaatggaagaaaaataacaaggtATTGTACTTTTAAGAATGTACTCTATAGAATAATATCACGTTTTGTGATTAGTTTCAGTTTATTTTTCTCCAATGTGCGTGAAAGGGGGCGAAAAGGgcttggttggttggttgggtgTTTGTTCAAGCTAACTTCCTGTTTTGAAAGTTTAGTAGTTTGCGCGTGAATCACCATCGTGTCTAACCAGTTGGTGCTGGAGATTAAGGTCACAAAAATGTCTTTATCTCCAGAAGGGAAGGTGACATTTTATTATGTGACTTTcttcctcccaaaaaaaaaaaactaccgaAAAGAATCACTTGCACtataaatgttcattaaatAAACACTGATAATtggtagttttttaaaaaaaatgcataattgcTTTTGCTACATGTCTTATGTTAATTTGCATTATTCAAAATATAGGTTATATTGTAGTAACTATTTTGATTTTTCCTTGGACAATTGTATTTACTGTTACAAATTGAATGGTGTGTTATTTGAAGTTTGGCTCTaatattttgtcatattttagcCAATTATTCATCAATGATTTCCATTTTAGAAGTTTTAGATTTGCTTTATTCTGGACTACATTTGACGTACATTTATTTGATGTCTCCCTTCCAGTCATGCCCATCTCGACGCTGGAGCCGGTAGTGATGGTGGAGGGCCAGTCGTTCCGCGTGGCCGCCTCGTGTCGCGCGGTGGGCCGGCCGCTGCCCGTCCTCTCCTGGGACACCACCGTGCCGGGCAAGTCGCAAAACCGCACCAGCAACGAGGCCGGCTCCATCTCCAGCTACTTCTCGCTGCACCCGCTGCGCAGCATGAACGGCAAGCGGCTGGACTGCTTGGTGCGCCACCCCGGCCTGGAGCGCCCACGTAGGCTCTCCAACCAGATCGTCGTGCACTGTGAGTACGTACGCCTAGATTGCCGGTTCAAGAGCGGCTAGCCAACCATCCAAATACGGCCAACGTTAAGTCACGTATTgtcgacgtaaagtctgtgtgagcgcGTAACTGCTTAACGCGGGATTGAAGTAATTTGGGAGAGAGAAAAAGGTGTAATTTTAcaagatttaccgtattttctcgcatatacgccgtatttgtcgctaaaaaaaggATGACGGAATCGAGgctaaggcttatatgcgcacaaattagacttgacatgcacaaaacaccataacgcaagataatgcggccgatgcggtcatttatttcaaattagagaaaagataaacagataaaatggtaAGCAAAATTTATTTgcacgtctatgaatgaaatttaaggaaaaaaaacattgtataaaacatgaaaaaactcactcacttgtgcctgccgttgcttgctcagggcgctgccatcttacctTGGGATAACAAACTAGAGCCCtccggacacacttcctggttgtactgctcacatgacctcctttttgaatttgtctgcgTGTAGCCGACACCCATTATACGAAGCaacacatgcgatgatttttcttaacattttcccttcaaagtaacacttttgtactccctattaaaaaccatgaatacggaggtgaaaattgtgaatcagggggcggcttatacgagagaaatggtaaaattcaactattttaagggtacggcttatgcgCCGAGGCGACTAATATGCGGTTAAAATACAGTAAgtcgttttgttgtttttatgtgaGGTGGATCCGAAGTTGGTAGGTTTCAAGGATATCAACTTTTGACCACGCAAAGTCTGTCTGATGACAAAACTGCTTTTGGCGTAATATTGGGAGATTTTAGTCATACTATGAGGAAAAAGCCATAAAATGATGCGACTTGACTTATTTTGCGTCTGTATTTACCCCAGATCCTCCCGACGCCTCCATCACCGCCACGACCGACAACTGGTTCGTAGGTCTGGATCAGGCGGCGCTCACCTGCCAAACCAGTGGCTTCCCCGTACCCGAAGACGTCACGTGGACATGGTGAGACACGTCGGAGCGCGCAGCCATCACAGTAACGCGAAAGCGTATCATTCTCGTCAATCGAGACGTTGCGCATTTCTCACGAATTGGAGACTATTACTAAGCGCTTAATCATTGCGCTGCCGCAATTTTGGCGAGGATCGTCAACGTGCTAAAACGCATACCGGCTACATACCCTCTATCCATGAACAACATCATGGGGTTAAAGACTCCATTGCAACAAAAATGATTGTCCTATTTGTTTTTCCGACTTACGACACTATACTATAgagacaaaaagacaaaatgttggTCCACCTGCGTCTCTATTATCCACAGCAGGTTAGGTGGGATTGGTCCCTTGAAATGCGAGCCGACTACGTCCTTGGACTCGGGTGGGGTTGTGGGCAAACTTGACGATGAAGTGATACTTGCGGTGAAACCGGGGGCAACCTAATCCGACCGTCTCCATTCTACGGCCTTTTATCCCACTGAGTGGACCTTTTTAGAAGGAATTGGCTGTGGTTTTGTTCTTCAAATTGCTGCTTACGCTGAATTCGTGCAGAAAATGTAATTCATAATGTGTATGAAATCAAATGGACTTGCTGGACTGATTCATTTGTAGCTTCTATAATGCGAAAATGATATTTGGGGTGAAATATAAGGGCTCTGAACTCAACAGCAATGAAACGTTGACATGATTAATCCACGCAGGAGGGGCGGGGCTCTGCCGGATGGCGTGGCTGCCTCGGGGGCACGCCTCACTTTCGCCCGAGGCTTGCGTCTTAACGACAGCGGCGTCTACCAATGCTCGGTGAGCAACGGCGTGGGCGTGGCCAAAGCGGACTACAAGTTGACGGTGACAGGTGAGCGCTTGTTTTGTTTTCGCGTGTCGATTATGGCGCTGCTGCTTTGGCGCCCCCTCGTGGTGAACATAGCTATCTTAATCTACTTGTCGTACGCGTGTGTTGTTCCCACGTCGACGCGTCACCGCAATGTTTGTTAGCCGCTCTTCTCGCAGAGAAATCTCAACAAAAGGAGGCGTTGCTGACCGACTCGTCCACGCTGATCATCGTGGTCGCCTCGGCGGGCGCCGTCGTTCTGGTCATGGCCGTGGTCGTAGCGCTGCTCGTGCGCTACCACCGACGCCGCAACCAAAAACTGAAGAGTCAGCTCAGCCTCAAATCGTGAGATGTTTGCCAAATgtacataaaatgtattttttttttttaaatgtttttaaattttgttgttTCTCTTCAGCGAGGAAGTCAACACTTTGCATCGGCAGGCTTCCATTAAGAGGCTCAACTCCGTCAGCTCGGACCCGCGAACGCAGGTAGGCGCCTGCAAAATGGACGATAATTGTTCACTTCAATCGAAAATATTATTTGATCTCATTCTAATTGATTTGAAAAGCGCTAATCATTAATACCTTTTAATTGATATTCGGATGTACTTGATTAACAAACTCTAAATCGCAACATATACTTCCTTTCCTAAGATAAATCACCCTCATTTGCTTACctccaaaaaaaatgttccctgTACCCAATGAAGATATTTTTCCGTTTGAACATAATATTTGAACTTGACACTTTTTTCTGTTAATTCACTGTACTAACTTTAGCATTACTGAGCACCCAAATGGATGCCTTTGCAATCATCTCAGAATTATACTCAAAACTGAAGCGAGTTAGAAGTCTTATCCACATCAATTCTTGTTCCCAGTCTGAAGACTACATACTGCTCCGAACAGACAGCCGTATGAAAAACAGCCAGGCCTCGCtggtgcgcacacacacacacaatttccaCTTTCACTGCCGGGCGTCTTTTTACGATACGAACACCCGCCACATTTGCCGCCCCGCAGGGACAGCCCATCTACAGAGACAGCCAGTCCACCCTCGGCGGCAGGTGGGCACCCCTGGGGGTGTCGGACGCGGACGGCCGCCCGGTCGCCTGGCACGACGAGGGCGACGACGTCAGGGTG encodes:
- the nectin4b gene encoding nectin-4 isoform X1 — encoded protein: MELQRRNVPFWTLLVVFFAASVRAVFIEPLQALTSQRSLAESATRLPCRYQGQVGETVVQVTWYKELRDGTKDQIITAHFADGQTEFRGYVNRMRFESDNPIANSALLLPNTDESDDGMYACHISTFPNGNFERHIRLTVWVMPISTLEPVVMVEGQSFRVAASCRAVGRPLPVLSWDTTVPGKSQNRTSNEAGSISSYFSLHPLRSMNGKRLDCLVRHPGLERPRRLSNQIVVHYPPDASITATTDNWFVGLDQAALTCQTSGFPVPEDVTWTWRGGALPDGVAASGARLTFARGLRLNDSGVYQCSVSNGVGVAKADYKLTVTAALLAEKSQQKEALLTDSSTLIIVVASAGAVVLVMAVVVALLVRYHRRRNQKLKSQLSLKSEEVNTLHRQASIKRLNSVSSDPRTQSEDYILLRTDSRMKNSQASLGQPIYRDSQSTLGGRWAPLGVSDADGRPVAWHDEGDDVRVATSDPGMDELGRRDESYQMSRNMSLVLDSGLSSSKVPPDDTAVPRTSPDVCETASPSEDNWCPPPPPPPAETFADGPDGGEDGDGEPYHLSEALTNHFYYSNGVLRPRPHANAILMHPNGQVI
- the nectin4b gene encoding nectin-4 isoform X3; this encodes MELQRRNVPFWTLLVVFFAASVRAVFIEPLQALTSQRSLAESATRLPCRYQGQVGETVVQVTWYKELRDGTKDQIITAHFADGQTEFRGYVNRMRFESDNPIANSALLLPNTDESDDGMYACHISTFPNGNFERHIRLTVWVMPISTLEPVVMVEGQSFRVAASCRAVGRPLPVLSWDTTVPGKSQNRTSNEAGSISSYFSLHPLRSMNGKRLDCLVRHPGLERPRRLSNQIVVHYPPDASITATTDNWFVGLDQAALTCQTSGFPVPEDVTWTWRGGALPDGVAASGARLTFARGLRLNDSGVYQCSVSNGVGVAKADYKLTVTEKSQQKEALLTDSSTLIIVVASAGAVVLVMAVVVALLVRYHRRRNQKLKSQLSLKSEEVNTLHRQASIKRLNSVSSDPRTQSEDYILLRTDSRMKNSQASLGQPIYRDSQSTLGGRWAPLGVSDADGRPVAWHDEGDDVRVATSDPGMDELGRRDESYQMSRNMSLVLDSGLSSSKVPPDDTAVPRTSPDVCETASPSEDNWCPPPPPPPAETFADGPDGGEDGDGEPYHLSEALTNHFYYSNGVLRPRPHANAILMHPNGQVI
- the nectin4b gene encoding nectin-4 isoform X2, with the protein product MELQRRNVPFWTLLVVFFAASVRAVFIEPLQALTSQRSLAESATRLPCRYQGQVGETVVQVTWYKELRDGTKDQIITAHFADGQTEFRGYVNRMRFESDNPIANSALLLPNTDESDDGMYACHISTFPNGNFERHIRLTVWVMPISTLEPVVMVEGQSFRVAASCRAVGRPLPVLSWDTTVPGKSQNRTSNEAGSISSYFSLHPLRSMNGKRLDCLVRHPGLERPRRLSNQIVVHYPPDASITATTDNWFVGLDQAALTCQTSGFPVPEDVTWTWRGGALPDGVAASGARLTFARGLRLNDSGVYQCSVSNGVGVAKADYKLTVTAALLAEKSQQKEALLTDSSTLIIVVASAGAVVLVMAVVVALLVRYHRRRNQKLKSQLSLKSEEVNTLHRQASIKRLNSVSSDPRTQSEDYILLRTDSRMKNSQASLGQPIYRDSQSTLGGRWAPLGVSDADGRPVAWHDEGDDVRVATSDPGMDELGRRDESYQMSRNMSLDSGLSSSKVPPDDTAVPRTSPDVCETASPSEDNWCPPPPPPPAETFADGPDGGEDGDGEPYHLSEALTNHFYYSNGVLRPRPHANAILMHPNGQVI